One part of the Gossypium raimondii isolate GPD5lz chromosome 1, ASM2569854v1, whole genome shotgun sequence genome encodes these proteins:
- the LOC105782710 gene encoding uncharacterized protein LOC105782710 isoform X1 codes for MQATRRNFKLAVAARMQYRTSQRQNQQKRRLRTVNSRMKRLRVEMKEITAEQREIKEGQRQVREKFEAIELQCEELRKETMLMTQQSAKTQIRLALMFQILKARQNQELDKAAILTHALREVVAREEQELDASKK; via the exons atgcaGGCGACAAGGAGGAACTTCAAGCTAGCAGTGGCTGCGAGAATGCAGTACAGGACATCACAAAGACAGAATCAG CAGAAGAGAAGGTTGAGAACTGTAAACTCTCGCATGAAAAGGTTAAGAGTGGAGATGAAAGAAATAACTGCGGAGCAAAGAGAGATAAAAGAGGGGCAAAGACAAGTACGAGAAAAATTTGAAGCCATTGAATTGCAATGTGAAGAACTTCGAAAAGAGACTATGCTTATGACACAACAAAGTGCAAAAACCCAAATCCGCCTTGCTCTAATGTTCCAAATCTTGAAAGCTAGACAAAACCAAGAGCTTGACAAGGCAGCCATACTCACTCATGCTCTCCG TGAGGTTGTAGCAAGAGAAGAGCAGGAATTGGATGCATCGAAAAAATGA
- the LOC105782710 gene encoding uncharacterized protein LOC105782710 isoform X2 gives MQATRRNFKLAVAARMQYRTSQRQNQKRRLRTVNSRMKRLRVEMKEITAEQREIKEGQRQVREKFEAIELQCEELRKETMLMTQQSAKTQIRLALMFQILKARQNQELDKAAILTHALREVVAREEQELDASKK, from the exons atgcaGGCGACAAGGAGGAACTTCAAGCTAGCAGTGGCTGCGAGAATGCAGTACAGGACATCACAAAGACAGAATCAG AAGAGAAGGTTGAGAACTGTAAACTCTCGCATGAAAAGGTTAAGAGTGGAGATGAAAGAAATAACTGCGGAGCAAAGAGAGATAAAAGAGGGGCAAAGACAAGTACGAGAAAAATTTGAAGCCATTGAATTGCAATGTGAAGAACTTCGAAAAGAGACTATGCTTATGACACAACAAAGTGCAAAAACCCAAATCCGCCTTGCTCTAATGTTCCAAATCTTGAAAGCTAGACAAAACCAAGAGCTTGACAAGGCAGCCATACTCACTCATGCTCTCCG TGAGGTTGTAGCAAGAGAAGAGCAGGAATTGGATGCATCGAAAAAATGA